In Glycine max cultivar Williams 82 chromosome 7, Glycine_max_v4.0, whole genome shotgun sequence, a single window of DNA contains:
- the LOC100793818 gene encoding protein E6, translating into MAPISKLIPFLFLTTLLVSLQVNARDSQFFSKVTPLNNNIKETEVPKNEGQVNKPEQQPVFTPETENSYGLYGHETGLHPPTTTITNAAPYTTATTYKPYKTTTAEEDTAKYSNNNNFYNFKKDAYNTNQNELSETTRLTGTSYTNNNNDGNNNNYFYNGKDAFGKQNELSDTKYTEVGYNNMENQNSNSNYFYNGKDAFGKQNELSDTKHTEGGYNNMENQNNNNNYFYNSKDAFGKQNELSDTKYTEGGYNSMENQNNNKYYYNNDNTANGKYFYNNNDAANNRYYKTKAVNNNYNDERQGLSDTRFMEGGKYFYDVNSEKYNHPTQYGGSTRGMNSENWSNNRGYFGNNNVNSMEGYQNQEEFEDDQEDFEP; encoded by the coding sequence ATGGCTCCCATCTCAAAACTCATTCCTTTCCTATTCTTAACAACCCTTTTAGTGTCTCTCCAAGTTAATGCCAGAGACAGCCAATTCTTCAGCAAAGTCACCCCTCTCAACAACAACATTAAAGAGACTGAGGTTCCCAAAAATGAAGGCCAAGTAAACAAGCCAGAACAACAACCAGTTTTCACCCCAGAAACAGAAAACAGCTATGGTCTATATGGTCATGAGACTGGTCTGCACCCTCCCACCACTACAATAACTAATGCTGCTCCCTacaccaccgccaccacctaCAAGCCATACAAAACTACCACAGCTGAAGAGGACACTGCCAAGtactccaacaacaacaacttctACAACTTCAAGAAGGATGCCtacaacaccaaccaaaatgAATTGAGTGAAACAACAAGACTCACAGGCACTTCTTACACCAATAACAACAACGatggcaacaacaacaattacttCTACAACGGCAAGGATGCTTTTGGTAAGCAGAATGAATTGAGTGACACAAAGTACACTGAAGTAGGATACAACAATATGGAAAATCAGAACAGCAACAGCAACTACTTCTACAACGGCAAGGATGCTTTTGGTAAGCAGAATGAATTGAGTGACACAAAGCACACTGAAGGGGGATACAACAACATGGAAAAtcagaacaacaacaacaactacttCTACAACAGCAAGGATGCTTTCGGTAAGCAAAATGAATTGAGTGACACAAAGTACACTGAAGGAGGATACAACTCCATGGAGAATCAGAACAACAACAAATATTACTACAACAACGACAATACTGCCAATGGGAAGTACTTCTACAACAACAATGATGCTGCCAACAACAGGTACTACAAAACCAAAGCTGTCAACAACAATTACAATGATGAGAGGCAGGGTTTGAGTGACACGAGGTTTATGGAGGGTGGAAAATACTTCTATGACGTTAACTCTGAGAAGTACAACCATCCAACACAATATGGAGGCTCAACCAGAGGAATGAACTCAGAGAACTGGTCCAACAACAGGGGTTACTTTGGCAACAACAATGTGAACTCCATGGAAGGTTACCAGAATCAGGAGGAGTTTGAAGATGACCAAGAGGACTTCGAGCCTTGA